A DNA window from uncultured Methanoregula sp. contains the following coding sequences:
- a CDS encoding CoB--CoM heterodisulfide reductase iron-sulfur subunit A family protein: protein MRNVVVIGAGIAGIQAALDIAGHGIHVDLVEREPTIGGHMAQLDKTFPTNDCSMCILSPKMVDVSRHQHITIHTCTEVESIEGDVGHFQVTLKKHPRYIDEDTCTGCGDCIEICPVEVYNRFDAGIGVRKAIYKPHPQVVPDLVIKDPEHCIECGLCYDECGPGAVLRKDEEKTLVVEAASIVITTGYSVFDAGKKSQFGHLVLPDVVSSLELERMINASGPTGGKVRRLSNGKIPESIIFVQCVGSRDMTIKRPWCSCVCCMQALKNAMLIKEKNPQMEITICYMDVRSYGKGYEEYFERAKVLGIRFLRGMPSDVLPDKNGMILQVENSETAEVQTLHPDLVVLSVGIGPASGTTEIAGKFGIPVEDSGFIRPVNDAVDTVGTIRPGIYVAGTATAPRDIPDTVASGESAAMRAYIDAIRTRST, encoded by the coding sequence ATGCGTAACGTTGTCGTCATCGGTGCGGGAATAGCAGGCATCCAGGCTGCCCTTGACATCGCCGGCCACGGGATCCACGTCGATCTTGTCGAACGTGAGCCGACCATCGGAGGACACATGGCTCAGCTCGACAAGACGTTTCCCACAAACGATTGTTCGATGTGCATCCTCTCCCCCAAGATGGTCGATGTTTCACGCCACCAGCACATCACCATCCATACCTGTACGGAAGTGGAGAGCATTGAGGGGGACGTAGGACATTTTCAGGTCACCCTGAAAAAACATCCGAGGTATATCGATGAAGACACCTGCACCGGCTGCGGGGACTGCATTGAGATCTGCCCCGTTGAGGTATACAACCGGTTCGATGCAGGGATCGGTGTCCGCAAGGCCATCTACAAGCCCCACCCGCAGGTTGTGCCGGATCTCGTTATCAAGGATCCGGAGCACTGCATTGAATGCGGCCTCTGTTACGATGAGTGCGGGCCCGGTGCTGTCCTGCGAAAAGACGAAGAGAAGACTCTCGTAGTGGAGGCAGCCAGCATTGTCATCACAACCGGGTATTCGGTCTTCGATGCAGGTAAAAAATCGCAGTTCGGCCACCTCGTTCTCCCGGATGTTGTATCGAGCCTGGAACTGGAGCGGATGATCAACGCGAGCGGGCCGACCGGCGGGAAAGTAAGACGTCTTAGCAACGGCAAAATTCCGGAGTCGATCATCTTTGTCCAGTGCGTCGGTTCGCGGGACATGACGATCAAAAGGCCCTGGTGCTCCTGTGTCTGCTGCATGCAGGCATTGAAGAACGCGATGCTCATCAAGGAGAAGAACCCGCAGATGGAGATCACCATCTGCTACATGGACGTCCGTTCCTATGGCAAAGGATACGAGGAGTATTTCGAGCGGGCAAAAGTTCTCGGCATCCGCTTCCTCCGGGGTATGCCCTCCGATGTTCTTCCGGATAAAAACGGCATGATCCTCCAGGTCGAAAATTCCGAAACTGCTGAAGTCCAGACTCTCCACCCGGATCTCGTCGTCCTTTCAGTGGGCATCGGGCCTGCCAGCGGGACCACAGAAATTGCCGGTAAATTCGGTATTCCGGTCGAGGACTCCGGGTTCATCCGCCCCGTCAACGATGCCGTGGATACAGTGGGAACTATCCGCCCGGGGATCTATGTTGCCGGTACCGCGACCGCACCACGGGATATTCCGGACACGGTAGCTTCAGGGGAATCTGCGGCCATGCGGGCCTATATCGATGCCATCAGGACGCGATCCACGTGA
- a CDS encoding DUF116 domain-containing protein: MDFDYATWNHLMYLIGELTVLLILGAIAIAFILVIISLYSIRKGKLYFPRVIKAGLVFLEGWMKAMFRLLGLEDREMFAFFIKLHNSMNTADFKRIPVNERAVFMPQCLRSSHCPAHLTPEGLKCRSCGQCSVGEARALLERLGYRIFIVPGSSFIKRMVKKYRPKAIIGVGCLAEIKEGIDMADKMGLVAMGVVTIKEGCVETIVNWPDVYEVAILGIDPASIPEDLHVLAN, from the coding sequence ATGGACTTCGATTACGCTACCTGGAACCACCTGATGTATCTCATCGGGGAATTAACGGTCCTTCTCATACTCGGGGCTATTGCCATAGCGTTCATCCTCGTCATCATCTCGCTCTATTCCATCAGGAAAGGAAAACTCTACTTCCCGCGGGTCATAAAAGCCGGGCTCGTCTTTCTCGAAGGGTGGATGAAAGCCATGTTCCGGCTCCTGGGACTTGAGGACCGGGAGATGTTTGCCTTTTTTATCAAACTGCACAATTCCATGAACACTGCGGATTTCAAGCGGATTCCCGTGAATGAACGAGCGGTCTTCATGCCCCAGTGCTTACGATCCTCCCATTGCCCGGCCCACCTGACGCCGGAAGGCCTCAAGTGCCGCAGCTGCGGCCAGTGCAGCGTTGGCGAAGCCAGGGCTCTGCTCGAACGCCTCGGGTACAGGATCTTCATCGTCCCCGGTTCCTCGTTCATAAAAAGGATGGTCAAGAAGTACCGCCCGAAAGCCATCATCGGGGTAGGGTGTCTTGCTGAAATCAAGGAAGGCATCGACATGGCCGACAAGATGGGTCTTGTCGCGATGGGAGTTGTCACCATAAAAGAGGGCTGCGTCGAGACGATTGTGAACTGGCCGGATGTCTATGAAGTGGCAATTCTCGGGATCGATCCTGCCTCAATTCCCGAGGACCTTCATGTTCTTGCCAACTAG
- a CDS encoding tRNA (guanine(10)-N(2))-dimethyltransferase, with the protein MDVQESKEGSTTFFVPVQDDTTQFPPGSAPIFFNRKMEINRDITILLLSHLQPSDYLDAMGATGIRGMRVANECGIPTTINDRDPAAVDLIRQNIDRTNLPITVTGRDVNALLSEQSFDCVDLDPFGTPAWIIDAAIRGCRRYLFVTATDTAPLCGAHLKAGIRRYGALPRNTEYHSEVGLRILLGFVVRETVKYDRGIEPVFCYAREHFVRLHLRILRGAEAADQSLRSLGFVLQCPSCPYREEQQGRFPRTTVCPHCGEELQPIGPLWLGSIRKDGIAEELSTLAESRELGSKKDIKKLLDVCRDELPTSSFYDYHVLAKRLACSPPDINTVLEKIRAAGYPATRTHFSGYGIKTEAPLPVILDAISARQ; encoded by the coding sequence ATGGATGTACAGGAGTCAAAAGAAGGAAGCACCACGTTCTTTGTCCCGGTCCAGGACGATACAACGCAGTTTCCCCCGGGATCGGCCCCGATCTTCTTCAACCGGAAGATGGAGATCAACCGGGATATCACCATCCTTCTTCTGTCCCATCTCCAGCCTTCCGATTACCTCGATGCCATGGGCGCAACCGGGATCCGGGGCATGCGGGTGGCCAACGAGTGTGGTATCCCGACAACGATCAATGACCGGGACCCGGCAGCCGTGGACCTGATCCGGCAGAATATCGATCGGACGAACCTGCCCATAACCGTCACCGGGCGGGATGTCAACGCACTCCTCTCGGAGCAGTCGTTCGATTGTGTGGATCTCGACCCGTTCGGCACACCTGCCTGGATCATCGATGCTGCGATCCGGGGATGCCGCAGGTACCTCTTCGTAACCGCCACCGATACTGCACCGCTCTGCGGGGCACACTTAAAAGCCGGGATCCGACGTTACGGGGCCCTGCCGAGGAACACGGAATATCACAGCGAGGTCGGTCTCCGGATCCTCCTCGGATTTGTTGTCCGCGAGACCGTGAAATACGACCGGGGGATTGAACCGGTCTTCTGCTATGCCCGGGAACATTTCGTACGGCTCCATCTCCGGATTCTCCGGGGGGCGGAAGCTGCCGACCAGTCCCTCAGAAGCCTCGGTTTTGTCCTCCAGTGCCCGTCCTGCCCGTACCGGGAGGAGCAGCAGGGACGGTTCCCGAGAACAACGGTCTGTCCCCACTGCGGCGAAGAGCTCCAGCCCATAGGGCCGCTCTGGCTGGGCAGCATCCGGAAAGACGGGATCGCAGAAGAGCTCAGCACCCTTGCAGAGAGCCGGGAACTGGGATCCAAAAAAGATATCAAAAAACTTCTCGACGTCTGCCGGGACGAACTGCCCACGTCAAGTTTCTACGATTACCATGTCCTGGCAAAACGGCTTGCCTGTTCGCCGCCGGATATCAACACGGTTCTTGAAAAGATCCGGGCAGCGGGATACCCGGCAACCCGCACCCATTTCTCCGGGTACGGGATCAAGACCGAAGCCCCGCTGCCGGTCATCCTTGACGCAATCAGCGCTCGGCAATAA
- the mtnA gene encoding S-methyl-5-thioribose-1-phosphate isomerase — protein MKEGTKTLWWDATSQSIRYIDQTVLPGEFTIIECTSVDRLATAIRRLEIRGAPALGVAGAYGIALAAVTCIKEDPRIFSGDVQAAAALLRSTRPTAINLAWGIDRVLKKIMPVDDIRTARQIAIKEAEAIAREDTDCCHAIGKHGAALLPDTCTVLTHCNAGALACSSWGTALGVIRSAVEEGKNVRVISCETRPLLQGARLTAWELAQDGIDVTTITDSMAAHFMRAGAIDAVVVGADRITRDAVFNKIGTYMHAVCASHHKIPFYVAAPLSTFDKEKRERDVIIEERGRDEVTTMGNRVFVPDRAHVRNPAFDATPMELVTAIVTEHGVVRPPLDIPALLSRTGTI, from the coding sequence GTGAAGGAAGGAACAAAAACACTCTGGTGGGACGCCACCTCGCAGAGCATCCGCTATATCGACCAGACGGTCCTGCCCGGTGAATTCACCATCATCGAGTGCACATCCGTTGACCGGCTCGCCACCGCCATCCGCAGGCTCGAGATCCGGGGAGCGCCGGCTCTCGGGGTTGCTGGAGCTTATGGCATTGCCCTGGCGGCAGTTACCTGCATAAAGGAGGATCCCCGGATTTTTTCAGGAGACGTTCAGGCTGCCGCAGCCCTGCTCAGGTCAACCCGCCCGACCGCCATCAACCTTGCGTGGGGCATTGACCGGGTACTGAAGAAAATAATGCCGGTAGACGATATCCGCACCGCCCGCCAGATAGCCATTAAGGAAGCGGAGGCAATAGCCCGCGAAGATACGGACTGCTGCCATGCTATAGGAAAACACGGCGCTGCCCTCCTTCCCGATACCTGCACGGTTCTCACGCACTGCAATGCCGGGGCTCTTGCCTGTTCTTCGTGGGGAACAGCCCTCGGGGTGATCCGTTCGGCAGTCGAAGAGGGAAAAAATGTCAGGGTCATCTCCTGCGAGACACGGCCGCTTCTCCAGGGGGCCCGGCTGACCGCGTGGGAGCTTGCGCAGGACGGGATCGATGTCACCACGATCACCGATTCCATGGCAGCCCACTTCATGCGGGCCGGTGCCATCGATGCCGTTGTTGTCGGGGCAGACCGGATCACCCGGGACGCCGTCTTCAACAAGATCGGGACCTACATGCACGCGGTCTGCGCCAGCCACCACAAAATCCCGTTCTATGTGGCGGCACCCCTCTCGACATTTGATAAAGAAAAGCGCGAAAGGGATGTTATCATCGAGGAGCGGGGCCGGGATGAAGTGACAACCATGGGCAACCGGGTCTTTGTTCCCGACCGGGCACACGTCAGGAACCCGGCGTTCGATGCAACGCCCATGGAACTTGTCACTGCCATTGTGACAGAACACGGAGTAGTCCGGCCTCCGCTGGATATTCCCGCACTTTTATCCCGTACGGGCACGATATGA
- a CDS encoding PKD domain-containing protein gives MAADSAQTGYIVVGLSPVAQFDAHYAFSTIPTRVDFVDNSLGSTPLSYSWDFGDGATSTEQNPSHMYNARGTYTVKLTVTNQYGTSTAIKKDFISIGMAPAPDFTANPTSGNVPLAVKFTDLTKGQVTKWQWDFGDGISSSEQNPVHTYRNAGVYNVILTVTNDYGISDVTKVKYINAIGGLKSKFMANPNSGKAPLAVKFTDVSIGSPTSWKWDFSDGATSTEQNPTHTFNTGGAFDVKLTISRDIDSDTSTQVVNIGGVPVADFAGTPVSANQMDTIKFTDKSTNSPTSWAWDFGDAATSTEQNPNHVYQLKGVYTVTLTARNDNGKDTETKTSYINIGMSPKADFIPTYAPYEQYKVPMRVSFIDQSINNPTSWSWDFGDGQTSNDQNPIHSYTSEGTYTVSLTVKNAFGTDTKTRKDLITVGKGAAVDFVADKTVVGVGRIVTFTDLSKNTPTDWVWEFGDGSVGTGSKPDHSYRAIGTYDVTLTASNPSVTNTATKRAYITVLNIPRADFVADKTRGGSPLTVRFTDDSTGSPTAWKWDFGDGATSAEQNPQHTYTTLGVYTVSLTASNANGQDTTAKVGYIVTTLAPVADFTADRQQGKAPFIVQFKDISTGNPTKWSWNFGDGTSSSEQNPRHIYLREGAYDVSLTATNEYGSDTMFKSGNAAPAAALPAVTTTPAIVQTTAAVISDTPAAPAAPKATPTKSPLPTTVTVAALSIGILAAVGLTRK, from the coding sequence ATGGCAGCGGACAGCGCACAGACTGGCTACATTGTTGTTGGTCTGAGCCCGGTCGCGCAATTTGATGCGCACTATGCATTCTCAACGATACCGACCAGAGTTGATTTCGTGGATAATTCCCTCGGATCAACCCCGCTTTCGTATTCCTGGGATTTCGGCGATGGTGCAACCTCAACAGAACAGAACCCCAGCCATATGTACAATGCGAGGGGAACCTACACTGTCAAGCTGACCGTAACGAACCAGTACGGCACCAGCACAGCGATAAAGAAGGATTTCATCTCGATCGGTATGGCGCCGGCTCCCGACTTCACGGCCAACCCGACATCGGGTAATGTCCCGCTTGCGGTAAAATTCACCGACCTGACCAAGGGACAGGTTACGAAATGGCAGTGGGATTTCGGGGACGGGATCTCTTCCTCAGAACAGAACCCGGTCCACACGTACCGGAATGCCGGCGTGTACAACGTCATCCTTACCGTGACCAATGATTACGGCATATCGGATGTCACGAAAGTCAAATACATCAATGCAATCGGGGGCCTCAAGTCAAAGTTCATGGCAAACCCGAACTCAGGCAAGGCACCCCTTGCCGTGAAATTCACTGATGTGTCCATCGGTAGCCCAACATCCTGGAAATGGGATTTCAGCGATGGTGCAACATCAACAGAGCAGAATCCCACCCACACGTTCAACACCGGCGGTGCATTCGATGTCAAGCTCACGATCTCCCGGGATATTGATTCGGATACCTCGACCCAGGTTGTGAACATCGGCGGCGTCCCTGTTGCGGATTTTGCTGGGACACCAGTCTCAGCCAACCAGATGGACACGATAAAGTTCACGGACAAGTCCACAAACTCCCCCACTTCGTGGGCATGGGACTTCGGGGATGCAGCAACTTCCACAGAACAGAACCCGAACCATGTCTACCAGCTCAAAGGAGTCTACACCGTAACCCTGACCGCAAGGAATGATAACGGAAAGGATACCGAGACCAAGACGAGCTATATCAATATCGGGATGTCCCCAAAAGCCGACTTTATCCCCACCTATGCACCCTATGAGCAGTACAAGGTGCCGATGCGGGTAAGTTTCATCGACCAGTCGATCAACAACCCAACCTCCTGGTCCTGGGACTTCGGTGACGGACAGACCTCAAACGATCAGAACCCGATACACTCGTACACCAGCGAAGGTACCTACACGGTCTCCTTAACGGTGAAGAATGCATTCGGGACCGACACGAAGACCAGGAAGGATCTCATCACGGTCGGAAAAGGCGCAGCGGTTGACTTTGTCGCTGACAAGACCGTTGTTGGCGTAGGAAGGATCGTCACGTTCACCGATCTCTCCAAGAACACCCCCACCGACTGGGTATGGGAGTTTGGCGACGGAAGTGTAGGAACCGGCTCGAAACCCGACCATTCATATCGTGCAATCGGGACCTACGATGTCACCCTGACTGCATCCAATCCCTCGGTCACCAACACGGCAACCAAGAGGGCATACATCACGGTCCTGAACATCCCCCGTGCAGATTTCGTTGCTGACAAGACCCGCGGCGGTTCTCCGTTAACGGTCAGATTCACTGATGATTCCACCGGCAGCCCGACTGCATGGAAGTGGGATTTCGGCGATGGTGCAACCTCAGCCGAGCAGAACCCTCAGCATACATATACCACACTGGGAGTCTACACCGTTTCCCTGACGGCATCGAATGCCAACGGGCAGGACACAACGGCAAAAGTCGGATATATTGTGACAACCCTTGCACCGGTGGCAGACTTCACTGCTGACCGCCAGCAGGGAAAAGCCCCGTTCATCGTGCAGTTCAAGGATATCTCAACCGGAAACCCGACCAAATGGAGCTGGAACTTTGGCGACGGGACATCCTCGTCCGAGCAGAACCCGCGCCACATCTACCTCCGTGAAGGAGCGTATGATGTGAGCCTGACTGCAACGAACGAGTACGGCAGCGACACGATGTTCAAGAGCGGCAATGCCGCCCCGGCAGCAGCCCTGCCTGCAGTTACCACTACACCTGCAATCGTGCAGACAACCGCTGCAGTGATTTCAGATACCCCTGCAGCACCCGCAGCGCCAAAAGCAACACCGACCAAGTCGCCATTACCGACAACCGTCACCGTTGCAGCCCTCTCCATCGGGATTCTTGCGGCAGTGGGCCTGACCAGAAAATAA
- a CDS encoding GTP-binding protein yields MSSLEEQIKELEDELVKTPYNKATSKHIGRVKAKIARLKDDAVNRAMKAGGGGEGYSVKKSGDATAVLVGFPSTGKSTLLNKLTGTESAVGAYAFTTLTVVPGALEHKGAKIQLLDIPGLIAGAAMGKGRGKEVIAVVRGADIVIILVDVFNERHFDVLIKELYDAGIRINVPRPDITIKKSSHGGIRLNAVGTLDLDIEEVRSILAESKMMNADILIRGNATQDDLIDAVQGNRVYIPAFIAVNKVDLVDKERYLEIEHDIAERFGSPPLMISAAAGYHLEETKDAIYDCLGFIRVYLKPHGGEADLEEPLIIRRGSTVEDVCTKLHRDFVQKFRYARIWGKSVKHPGQRVGLTHQLIDSDLLTIIAER; encoded by the coding sequence ATGAGTAGTCTTGAGGAACAGATCAAGGAGCTTGAGGACGAGTTAGTCAAGACTCCCTACAACAAGGCTACCTCGAAGCATATCGGGCGGGTCAAGGCCAAGATAGCCCGGCTCAAGGATGATGCCGTCAACCGGGCCATGAAGGCCGGGGGCGGCGGGGAAGGGTACTCGGTCAAGAAGTCCGGGGATGCAACGGCTGTTCTTGTGGGGTTCCCGTCAACCGGTAAGAGCACGCTCCTCAACAAGCTGACCGGTACAGAGAGTGCGGTTGGTGCCTATGCCTTCACCACACTCACGGTCGTTCCCGGGGCCCTCGAGCACAAGGGAGCCAAGATCCAGCTCCTCGATATCCCGGGGCTCATCGCCGGTGCGGCCATGGGCAAGGGCCGGGGCAAGGAAGTAATCGCTGTGGTCCGGGGGGCTGATATCGTCATCATTCTCGTGGATGTCTTCAACGAGCGGCACTTCGACGTGCTCATCAAAGAGCTCTACGATGCCGGGATCCGGATCAATGTCCCGAGGCCGGACATCACCATCAAGAAATCCTCCCACGGGGGTATCCGGCTCAACGCGGTCGGCACACTGGATCTCGATATCGAGGAAGTGCGGTCGATCCTTGCCGAGAGCAAGATGATGAACGCCGATATCCTGATCCGCGGCAATGCCACGCAGGACGATCTCATCGATGCCGTCCAGGGCAACCGGGTCTATATCCCCGCATTTATTGCCGTCAACAAGGTCGATCTCGTGGACAAGGAACGGTACCTCGAGATCGAGCATGATATTGCCGAGCGGTTCGGGAGTCCGCCCCTGATGATCTCCGCTGCAGCCGGGTACCATCTCGAAGAGACGAAGGATGCTATCTATGACTGCCTGGGGTTCATCCGGGTCTACTTGAAACCCCACGGGGGAGAAGCTGATCTTGAGGAGCCGCTGATCATCCGGAGGGGCAGCACAGTTGAGGATGTCTGCACCAAGCTCCACCGGGACTTTGTCCAGAAATTCCGGTACGCCAGGATCTGGGGAAAATCCGTCAAGCACCCGGGCCAGCGCGTAGGGCTTACCCACCAGCTCATTGATTCGGATCTTTTAACGATTATTGCCGAGCGCTGA
- a CDS encoding phosphopantetheine adenylyltransferase, with protein sequence MKVMVGGTFDPLHDGHKQLLGRSFALAGSGGQVTIGLTTDAFASRKVHPIRSFSVRKKELEDFINRSRYPASWHIDPLSDRFGPAIDADFDAIVVSEETLPVAVEINKLRKEKGAKKVDIHQISCVLADDGRWISSTRIYRGEIDIHGHLLH encoded by the coding sequence ATGAAGGTTATGGTAGGGGGTACCTTCGATCCGCTCCATGACGGTCACAAGCAGCTGCTGGGCCGGTCATTCGCACTCGCGGGAAGCGGCGGGCAGGTCACCATCGGGCTGACCACCGATGCCTTTGCCAGCCGGAAAGTCCACCCCATACGATCGTTTTCTGTCCGGAAGAAGGAGCTTGAGGATTTCATCAACCGGAGCCGGTACCCGGCATCCTGGCACATCGATCCGCTGAGCGATCGCTTTGGCCCGGCGATCGATGCAGATTTCGATGCTATCGTGGTATCGGAAGAAACCCTCCCCGTTGCCGTTGAGATCAACAAGCTCCGGAAGGAGAAAGGGGCAAAGAAAGTGGATATCCACCAGATCAGCTGCGTGCTTGCTGACGATGGGCGCTGGATCTCGAGTACCCGGATCTACCGGGGCGAGATCGATATCCACGGCCACCTGCTCCACTAG
- a CDS encoding gamma carbonic anhydrase family protein gives MDAKVSGVPLFQAENATVIGDVTLGRQVGIWFGAVIRADKDRIIIGDRSNIQDNCVVHTSKGFPVTIGCDVSVGHGAILHGCTIESQVLIGMGAIILNGAHVGQGTVVGAGAVVTEGMNVPEGSVVLGVPGKVLKQASDAQKENILKNAASYVELAGDYASHA, from the coding sequence ATGGATGCAAAGGTCTCCGGCGTGCCGCTTTTTCAGGCGGAAAATGCTACGGTCATCGGTGATGTCACCCTCGGCAGGCAGGTGGGAATCTGGTTCGGGGCCGTGATCCGGGCTGACAAGGATCGGATCATCATAGGGGACCGGTCCAATATCCAGGACAACTGCGTTGTCCATACCAGCAAAGGATTCCCGGTCACCATAGGGTGTGATGTCTCGGTAGGCCACGGGGCCATCCTCCATGGCTGCACTATTGAGAGCCAGGTTCTCATCGGTATGGGTGCAATCATTCTCAACGGAGCACACGTGGGACAGGGCACCGTTGTGGGAGCCGGGGCCGTGGTTACCGAGGGCATGAACGTACCGGAAGGGTCCGTCGTGCTCGGGGTTCCCGGCAAAGTGCTCAAGCAAGCGAGCGATGCCCAGAAAGAGAATATCCTGAAAAACGCAGCATCCTATGTGGAACTTGCAGGAGATTACGCCAGCCATGCGTAA
- the pyrI gene encoding aspartate carbamoyltransferase regulatory subunit, whose translation MKTSEAAENEGLLVRRIKNGTVIDHIDGGEALNVVKILGITGATQEALSIATNVPSRNMGRKDIVKLTNRELSKEEVNRIALISPHATINIIRNFKVWEKKGVEIPDVIEGIVRCPNPGCISNTSEPITTKFEVTQKGLHCKYCDWMITKDLTSHII comes from the coding sequence ATGAAGACAAGCGAGGCTGCCGAAAACGAGGGGCTCCTTGTCCGGAGGATCAAGAACGGCACCGTGATCGATCACATCGACGGCGGGGAGGCCCTCAACGTGGTCAAGATCCTCGGGATCACCGGTGCAACCCAGGAAGCCCTCTCCATTGCGACAAACGTACCGAGCCGGAACATGGGGAGAAAGGATATCGTGAAACTCACCAACCGCGAACTCTCGAAGGAGGAAGTCAACCGCATTGCGCTCATCTCACCCCATGCCACCATCAACATCATCCGCAACTTCAAAGTCTGGGAGAAGAAAGGCGTTGAGATCCCTGATGTTATCGAAGGAATTGTCCGCTGCCCGAACCCCGGCTGCATCTCCAATACAAGCGAGCCGATAACAACCAAGTTCGAGGTAACGCAGAAAGGACTTCACTGCAAGTACTGCGACTGGATGATAACAAAGGACCTGACAAGTCATATCATCTAA
- a CDS encoding polymer-forming cytoskeletal protein, which produces MPTVIRKGTTYYAEKGSYFEGNVKIEGDFVVPPHTHFWGRLNVTGNLELGPRSSVALDISCFSAVIGSQCRVKGPILAGGDVTILDNAVVHSVEAGGKVILRTGVSVGDVTSRDTIVVHGHIKSGNLVGKNMKVLGN; this is translated from the coding sequence ATGCCAACGGTAATCCGGAAAGGAACTACGTATTACGCAGAAAAAGGCTCGTACTTCGAAGGGAACGTGAAGATAGAGGGCGATTTTGTTGTTCCCCCCCATACGCACTTCTGGGGCAGGCTCAATGTCACGGGCAACCTGGAACTGGGCCCCCGGTCCAGCGTTGCGCTCGATATCTCCTGTTTCAGTGCGGTCATAGGCAGCCAGTGCCGGGTCAAGGGGCCGATCTTGGCAGGAGGAGATGTCACGATACTCGATAATGCAGTTGTCCATTCGGTCGAGGCAGGGGGAAAAGTGATCCTGCGCACCGGTGTCAGCGTCGGGGATGTGACAAGCCGGGACACGATCGTAGTTCACGGCCACATAAAGAGCGGGAACCTAGTTGGCAAGAACATGAAGGTCCTCGGGAATTGA
- a CDS encoding geranylgeranylglycerol-phosphate geranylgeranyltransferase produces MSLHGYFTILRPVNAFAAGIAAIVAYLIATGTVIPAVLLLFAVVFLVTGAGNVINDYYDAEIDALNRSDRPIPSGHVPRRAAFWYAILLFLAGILVCLFTSPLCIAIALFNSLLLVAYAARLKATPFFGNVAVAYLSGSMFLFGGALAGTAGFFHMIPIALVTFFAMMVRELLKDAEDVEGDAACGASTLPIRIGIRKTSRIAFVFIVLAVITSLLPYAWWGLWYIAGILVVDIILILAAARALPCDTPACMRESKATSLLKYGMFASLVVFTLSAIFLG; encoded by the coding sequence ATGAGCCTGCACGGATATTTCACGATCCTCCGCCCGGTAAATGCCTTTGCTGCCGGCATTGCCGCCATCGTTGCCTACCTGATTGCGACCGGAACCGTCATCCCTGCTGTTCTTTTGCTCTTTGCGGTTGTTTTCCTTGTCACCGGTGCGGGGAACGTGATCAACGATTATTACGATGCCGAGATCGATGCCCTCAACCGGAGCGACCGGCCCATTCCCTCGGGACATGTTCCCCGGCGAGCTGCATTCTGGTACGCCATTCTGCTCTTCCTTGCCGGCATCCTGGTCTGCCTCTTCACAAGTCCCCTCTGCATCGCCATTGCACTCTTCAACTCCCTCCTGCTCGTGGCCTATGCAGCACGGCTGAAGGCAACCCCGTTTTTCGGGAATGTTGCGGTTGCCTATCTTTCAGGAAGCATGTTCCTCTTTGGCGGGGCACTAGCCGGTACCGCGGGTTTCTTCCACATGATCCCGATAGCCCTTGTAACGTTCTTTGCCATGATGGTCCGGGAACTCTTAAAAGATGCCGAGGATGTGGAAGGGGATGCAGCCTGCGGTGCTTCCACGCTCCCGATCCGTATTGGAATCCGGAAAACCTCCCGGATTGCGTTTGTCTTTATCGTTCTCGCTGTCATCACGAGCCTGCTGCCCTATGCCTGGTGGGGCCTCTGGTACATAGCGGGGATCCTCGTTGTCGATATCATCCTCATTCTTGCCGCGGCACGGGCCCTCCCGTGCGATACCCCCGCCTGCATGCGGGAGTCAAAGGCCACATCCCTTTTGAAGTACGGGATGTTTGCATCCCTCGTTGTCTTCACCCTCTCGGCGATCTTCCTCGGGTAA